The genomic window GTCCCAAAAGAATAGAAAATAAGAGTCCCCAAAAGGATAAGACGACAAACAATATTGTAAACACCAACATCTTTTGAGGTCATAAAATACCCTATCATAAATGTATCTGTCCATACACAAAAAAAGATCACCAACTGAGAAAAAAGCCGGGTTGCTGAAAATTTTGCTAATTCACTAAAATTGTAAATTGCTGTTATCTTTTTATCGAATATAGCAAATTTTTTTCTAAAAAAATACAGCGCAAAGAAGGCGCCTAAAACAATTGACACTGTATACGATATTAAAGCACTTTTGAATTGCATGCCCAAGGAAAGCAAGATTAAAAAAATGACAACCTGAGTAATAGGTATTATTAACCTTTTTACATATACTTTATATTTCATTATTCTCAGAGCCTGAATTGAGGATAACAATACTTCTGAAGCGGCCGCAAATGGGATTGCAAAAACCATAATTTTTGTAACTGAAGAGACCTCAGGTTTATGGAAGAATGAAACAGATATTGTATCTGACATAGAATACAATACGATCGCACACAATATGCTTAAAGGAATAACTATTATCAACCCAGAAATAATAGCCCCCTTCGTTCTTTGAATATCTCTTTCCTGGTAAAAAATAGACACATACCGTAAAATACCATAGCCAAAACCACAAACTGACATGTCTGTGACAAAACGATTTATACACATCCCCAAAAAGAATAAGCCTACATAGTCTGCCGAAAGCCATCTGGCGAGGATAAGGTTGAAAACAAAGGCAAAAATAGTTCCTATTATCTCGCCAAAACAATTTATCCCTGCGCCTTTGGCAATAGTCTTAATATCTTTTTGATAGAGTGTTTTTTCCCCTTCTTCCGTAATAGCACTATTTTCCATATTTATTCCCAACGAAAATTATTTTAATATTATTCTTTTAAAGCGCATAACACTTTTTAATGTATTCGTTAATCGAATACATTAAATATTTCTGTTAAGCGTTCTGGAAAAAAGATTCGAATGTCTTTCTTAACCCGGTCATCAAATCATATCGTGGTTCAAAACCCAGTATTTTCCTGGCCTTTGAGATATCAGAGAAATTCCTTTTAACATCGCCAGGCCTGTGGTTACCAAATACGATGTTTACTTTTTTGCCCGTTTTCCTTTCAACGAGTTCTTTTACAACTCTGGCTATCTCATTGACAGTCGTTTCTTTGTATGTGGCGATTTGAAACACTTCTCCTCCTGTTTCAGCCATAGATGCCAGCATAATTGCCATCACAAGATCATCAATATATATAAAGTCTCGAGTTTGTTTGCCATCCCCATATATCTCAAGGGTTTCGCCTTTCAATGCCTGTTTGATGAATTTTGCCACTACACTATTTTTATGTTTCGACAAAGGGCCGTAAACATTTCCAAAACGCAAAGAAATTGTCTTTATGCCAAAAGTCCTATAGTAGACAGAACAATAACCTTCACCCGCAAGCTTGCTTGCCCCATACGGGGAGACTGGCCTTGGTGCCTTTTCTTCATGGATTGGAGGGTCCACCTCTCCGACCGGCGCTCCTGATGATGCAAAAATAAATTTTCCAACACTGTTTTGTCTGGCTGCCTCGAGCATGTTGAACGTGCCAATAACGTTGGCTTCCATATCACGTCTTGGATTCTCTACTGAAGTCCCTACGCCAGTATTTGCAGCAAGGTGAACAATACAATCTATATCTCTACAACACATCGAGCAAGTATTATAATCCTTAACATCTCCAATAATAAGCTCTACTTCAGGATAGTCGGATGGGTCCACGATATTGGATGAGTGTTGAGAATTAAAACGAGATGTGCTTAACTCTACAAAGTTACAAACTTCTGCTAAATCGTCTTTGGTTCCAACGGAGAGGTTATCGAGCACCCTTATCTTAGCCTTTGGATTCTCTCCACGGAGACGGGCAATGAGACTTGTACCGATGAAGCCACAACCACCGGTAATCAAGTAATGGTTAGCAATATTCATAATGCTGTCGTTTCGAGGTCATACACAAACGGATTTGGAATAAATCAAGATAAATGCTGCCTTATGTTCTGCGGTAATAAATTCCGGTTTGTTATCGACAGAAACTTCCAGAATCTTCTTCGAAAGCCTTATCTTTGTCTCCCAATTCCTGCTGTTAAAAAAACAAATAAACAACTTTACCGACTCCACGAAAATTACTGCTAAGCAGTTCCACTCAATGTTTCAGCACTCCATTTTATACCCCGAAAAATCGCGTCTCTGTTTATTTGATCTTTATATTGCTCAACTTTTCTAAATATACCCGTAAGCTCATCATCAGTAAGATAATTAGGTTTTAATCCGAGTTCCAGAAGTCCAGTATATTTTGGATTATAATAATGTTCTTCTTTCTCTTTCCTCGGGTTTTCTATATGATTAATATTAACATTATATCCAAGTTTATTCCCTACTGCACAAACCTTATCGGCCAGTTCATTAACGCTAAAAGTCTCCGTTACCTGATTGAATATCCTTAGTTCTCCATTTTTAACAGGCTGTGTTGCAGAAAGGTAAACACACTGCATGGTATCTTTCAGATTCAAATATCCCCTTATCTGTCCGCCTTTGCCATAAACAGTAAGAGGATAGTTGGCTACGGCCTGCACAACAAAACGATTGAGAACGGTCCCAAATACTTCATCGTAGTGAAAATTGGGCACCAATTGAGAATCACGGTCTGCTTCATCAGTAGAAATACCATAAACAGGCCCCTGCATAAGATCGGTTACTCTGATACCCCATGTCCTTACATAAAACCAAAGCATATCAGTATCCTGTATTTTTGTTGTATGATAAAGAGAACTTGCCTGCCTAGGGAAAAGGAATTTATCTTTTTTCCCCTTATGGTTTATTTCTAACCATCCCTCTTCGATATCAATGTTAGGTGTACCATATTCACCCATTGTGCCTAGTTTTATTATATGGCAATCCCTATTAGCCTCTTTAACTGCGTACACGATATTTAAGGTGCTTATAAGGTTATTCTGGAGGGTAAAAGCTGCCTTTTCCTGATTTATCATTGAATAAGGGGCAGAAGGCTGTTCTGCATAATGAACAACTGTATCAGGTTTATATTCTTTGAATATTTTAAGAAGAAATGCGTAATTAGTTGCATCTCCTACATGAATATTGATTCTTTTCCCCGTGATTTTCTCCCAAATCTTCGCTCTTTGAATCAGATTTGGAGTTGGCAATAGTGGCTCACAGTCAAGCGCAATTGCAGCATTACGCCTAAAGTAATTATCAATCCCTACGACATCGTGCCCTCTCTGAGAAAAATACATGCAAGTAGGCCAGCCGAGATATCCGTCCGCACCCAAGATTAAAATTCTCATATAGCACTCTCGAAAAAATCTGCCTCTGATTTTTCTACACTTTTACTGGCCAGCAAATAATTCTTGCCAGCTTCCTTGCTCTCTGGTTTTTCATTTCTATGAAAACCTTCTTCTATTTGCCCGAAAATCTTATTATCCATTAAATATTTTTTAATAGCATTCTTGCTCAAGGGTTCTTCTGTTGTCGACACATAAGATTTTTGCAACCTGTCGGAAATAATATCAGGATATTCATATTTTATTGCTTCATATATGGACTTAAATGCTGGGGTAATTACAAACATATCCTTTAATTCTAAGGAACGATGTACCTCTTCTTCACTCATAAGTTCCTCATATAATTTTTCTCCTGGTTTGGCGCCAATTTTTTCGATCTTTATGTCGGAAGGTCTATAACCATACCGCGGAGCAAGAAACTCAATCATAACCTCAGCGAGATCCGGAATTCTGACTATAGGCATCTTTGTTACGAAAACCTCACCACCCTTTGAAATGGTAACAGACTTTAAAACCAATCTCGCAGACTCTTCTATCGTCATGACAAAACGGGTCATTCTCATGTCTGTAACAGTAACAGGACCGCCATTCCTGATTTGTTTCATAAACACCGGGACTACAGAACCTCT from Candidatus Brocadia sp. includes these protein-coding regions:
- a CDS encoding flippase, which produces MENSAITEEGEKTLYQKDIKTIAKGAGINCFGEIIGTIFAFVFNLILARWLSADYVGLFFLGMCINRFVTDMSVCGFGYGILRYVSIFYQERDIQRTKGAIISGLIIVIPLSILCAIVLYSMSDTISVSFFHKPEVSSVTKIMVFAIPFAAASEVLLSSIQALRIMKYKVYVKRLIIPITQVVIFLILLSLGMQFKSALISYTVSIVLGAFFALYFFRKKFAIFDKKITAIYNFSELAKFSATRLFSQLVIFFCVWTDTFMIGYFMTSKDVGVYNIVCRLILLGTLIFYSFGTIFAPIISSSYYKKDLDSLKRYYAVVTKWAFVLTFPYYLLLILLPDYALNIFGEGYLAGINCLIILSFARIIDVLTGPCGLIITMIGKPLVNLYNELGTFVLNIILNLFLIPKYGIVGAAIATTISVTLINLIRIFEVYTILKIHPYNASYVKHFLSGLVLIGSVISAKHFIFPHCGIPFIAGITLGCLCLYFVVFRLLGLDEEDYIMLNLIRKRVSYGTTEG
- a CDS encoding GDP-mannose 4,6-dehydratase, whose protein sequence is MNIANHYLITGGCGFIGTSLIARLRGENPKAKIRVLDNLSVGTKDDLAEVCNFVELSTSRFNSQHSSNIVDPSDYPEVELIIGDVKDYNTCSMCCRDIDCIVHLAANTGVGTSVENPRRDMEANVIGTFNMLEAARQNSVGKFIFASSGAPVGEVDPPIHEEKAPRPVSPYGASKLAGEGYCSVYYRTFGIKTISLRFGNVYGPLSKHKNSVVAKFIKQALKGETLEIYGDGKQTRDFIYIDDLVMAIMLASMAETGGEVFQIATYKETTVNEIARVVKELVERKTGKKVNIVFGNHRPGDVKRNFSDISKARKILGFEPRYDLMTGLRKTFESFFQNA
- a CDS encoding NAD-dependent epimerase/dehydratase family protein gives rise to the protein MRILILGADGYLGWPTCMYFSQRGHDVVGIDNYFRRNAAIALDCEPLLPTPNLIQRAKIWEKITGKRINIHVGDATNYAFLLKIFKEYKPDTVVHYAEQPSAPYSMINQEKAAFTLQNNLISTLNIVYAVKEANRDCHIIKLGTMGEYGTPNIDIEEGWLEINHKGKKDKFLFPRQASSLYHTTKIQDTDMLWFYVRTWGIRVTDLMQGPVYGISTDEADRDSQLVPNFHYDEVFGTVLNRFVVQAVANYPLTVYGKGGQIRGYLNLKDTMQCVYLSATQPVKNGELRIFNQVTETFSVNELADKVCAVGNKLGYNVNINHIENPRKEKEEHYYNPKYTGLLELGLKPNYLTDDELTGIFRKVEQYKDQINRDAIFRGIKWSAETLSGTA
- a CDS encoding polysaccharide biosynthesis protein is translated as MKDFYNNKKILITGAAGTVGREIVRQLLFFKPGELRLVDNNESETFFLMEEYKNKNVFCFLGDVRDKEKIEKLSSDIDIIIHCAAFKHVILSEYNPFDVVRTNIIGVENVISAARKCNAKNVLFTSSDKAVNPTNVMGTSKLMGERLVTAANAVKSNTQTIFSSTRFGNVIGSRGSVVPVFMKQIRNGGPVTVTDMRMTRFVMTIEESARLVLKSVTISKGGEVFVTKMPIVRIPDLAEVMIEFLAPRYGYRPSDIKIEKIGAKPGEKLYEELMSEEEVHRSLELKDMFVITPAFKSIYEAIKYEYPDIISDRLQKSYVSTTEEPLSKNAIKKYLMDNKIFGQIEEGFHRNEKPESKEAGKNYLLASKSVEKSEADFFESAI